A window of the Hordeum vulgare subsp. vulgare chromosome 5H, MorexV3_pseudomolecules_assembly, whole genome shotgun sequence genome harbors these coding sequences:
- the LOC123452756 gene encoding histone H1-like, translating into MSTDAAADIPVPQVEATADPVVETTADAAAGDAKPAKATKAKAAKTPKAKKPSAPRKPKAAPAHPTYAEMVSEAITALKERGGSSTVAIGKFIEDKHKAHLPANFRKIMLTQIKKLVAAGKLTKVKASYKLAKAPAAPKKPKTKAPAKKKPAAKKKAPAKKTTAKSPAKKKAPAKKTTAKAPAKTKAAAKPKAAAKPKAAAKKAPAKTTKAAAKPKPAAKTKAAAKPKGRPAKAAKTSAKDAPGKKAAAPATPKKPAARKPPTKRSAPVKKATPAKKAPAKKAKK; encoded by the exons ATGTCGACCGACGCAGCCGCCGACATCCCGGTGCCTCAGGTGGAGGCGACCGCCGACCCCGTCGTGGAGACCACGGCTGACGCCGCCGCCGGCGACGCGAAACCGGCCAAGGCGACCAAGGCCAAGGCCGCCAAGACGCCCAAGGCCAAGAAGCCCTCCGccccgaggaagcccaaggccgCCCCCGCCCACCCGACCTACGCTGAG ATGGTGTCGGAGGCGATCACCGCGCTCAAGGAGAGGGGCGGGTCGAGCACCGTCGCCATCGGCAAGTTCATCGAGGACAAGCACAAGGCGCACCTCCCGGCCAACTTCCGCAAGATCATGCTGACGCAGATCAAGAAGCTGGTCGCCGCCGGCAAGCTGACCAAGGTCAAGGCCTCCTACAAGCTCGCCAAGGCCCCCGCAGCCCCCAAGAAGCCCAAGACCAAGGCGCCAGCCAAGAAGAAGCCCGCCGCGAAGAAGAAGGCGCCGGCCAAGAAGACCACCGCCAAGTCCCCTGCCAAGAAGAAGGCGCCGGCCAAGAAGACCACCGCCAAGGCCCCAGCCAAGACCAAGGCCGCCGCCAAGCCCAAGGCGGCAGCGAAGCCCAAGGCAGCCGCCAAGAAGGCACCAGCCAAGACCACCAAGGCCGCCGCCAAGCCCAAGCCGGCCGCCAAGACGAAGGCTGCTGCCAAGCCGAAGGGCCGCCCCGCCAAGGCCGCCAAGACCTCCGCCAAGGACGCACCAGGGAAGAAGGCGGCGGCACCCGCTACCCCCAAGAAGCCAGCCGCCAGGAAGCCGCCCACCAAGCGGTCGGCGCCGGTGAAGAAGGCCACGCCCGCCAAGAAGGCCCCCGCCAAGAAGGCCAAGAAGTAG